One Georgenia wutianyii DNA segment encodes these proteins:
- the metX gene encoding homoserine O-acetyltransferase MetX: MTDERRVAHAVGPSRRVRSRVEPEQIPTTGAWHPQHGPGARSFADIGALQLEAGGRLPGVTLAYETWGELNEARDNAVLVCHALTGDSHVAGPAGPGHVSPGWWSSIVGPGLAIDTDRWFVVAPNVLGGCQGSTGPSSPAPDGTPWGSRFPHVTVRDQVAAELELTDLLGIERWANVVGGSMGGHRVLEWAILAPERVRSIAVIASGAQTTADQIAWAHAQLAAITLDPNYRGGDYYAAGPGQGPHAGLALARRIAHTTYRSAEELETRFGRIHQHAEDPMLGGRFAVQSYLDHHGSKLTLRFDANSYVALTRAMLTHDVGRDRGGVRAALSTITADTLVVAVDSDRLFLPHESERIAAAVPGARPVRYVRSPYGHDGFLIEHEQMSRHLGEFLRQVARP; the protein is encoded by the coding sequence GTGACCGACGAGCGGCGCGTGGCGCACGCGGTGGGCCCGTCCCGCCGCGTGCGCTCGCGCGTCGAGCCCGAGCAGATCCCGACGACCGGGGCCTGGCACCCGCAGCACGGGCCGGGCGCCCGTTCCTTCGCCGACATCGGCGCGCTCCAGCTCGAGGCCGGTGGCCGGCTCCCCGGCGTCACCCTCGCCTACGAGACGTGGGGGGAGCTCAACGAGGCGCGCGACAACGCAGTGCTCGTGTGCCACGCGCTCACCGGCGACTCGCACGTCGCCGGTCCGGCAGGCCCGGGGCACGTGAGCCCGGGCTGGTGGTCCTCGATCGTCGGCCCGGGGCTGGCGATCGACACCGACCGGTGGTTCGTCGTCGCGCCGAACGTGCTCGGCGGGTGCCAGGGCAGCACCGGCCCCTCCTCCCCCGCCCCCGACGGCACACCGTGGGGCAGCCGCTTCCCGCACGTCACCGTGCGTGACCAGGTCGCGGCCGAGCTCGAGCTCACCGACCTGCTCGGCATCGAGCGGTGGGCGAACGTCGTCGGCGGCTCGATGGGCGGCCACCGGGTGCTCGAGTGGGCGATCCTGGCGCCCGAGCGGGTCCGGTCGATCGCCGTCATCGCCTCCGGCGCCCAGACCACCGCCGACCAGATCGCCTGGGCGCACGCCCAGCTCGCCGCGATCACCCTCGACCCGAACTACCGCGGCGGGGACTACTACGCCGCCGGGCCGGGGCAGGGCCCGCACGCGGGTCTCGCGCTCGCGCGGCGCATCGCGCACACGACCTACCGCAGCGCCGAGGAGCTCGAGACGCGCTTCGGGCGGATCCACCAGCACGCGGAGGACCCGATGCTCGGGGGCCGCTTCGCGGTGCAGTCCTACCTCGACCACCACGGGTCCAAGCTCACCCTGCGCTTCGACGCGAACAGCTACGTCGCGCTCACCCGCGCGATGCTCACCCACGACGTCGGCCGCGACCGCGGCGGGGTGCGCGCGGCACTGTCGACGATCACGGCGGACACGCTCGTCGTCGCCGTCGACTCCGACCGGCTCTTCCTGCCCCACGAGTCGGAGCGGATCGCGGCGGCGGTGCCCGGGGCGCGTCCGGTGCGCTACGTGCGCTCCCCGTACGGCCACGACGGCTTCCTCATCGAGCACGAGCAGATGAGCCGGCACCTCGGGGAGTTCCTGCGGCAGGTCGCCCGCCCTTGA
- a CDS encoding bifunctional o-acetylhomoserine/o-acetylserine sulfhydrylase — MSESTWSFETKQIHAGQQPDPATGARALPIYQTTSFVFESAEQAANRFALAELGPIYTRITNPTQAAVEDRIAALEGGVGGLLVASGQAAETYAILNIAEVGDHVVASPSLYGGTYNLLRHTLPKLGITTTFVTDPDDPQAWRDAVRPNTKLFFAETIPNPKQDVLDIETVAAIAHENGVPLVVDNTVATPYLIRPLEHGADIVVHSATKYLGGHGTSIAGAIVDGGTFDWSADPEKFPNYNTPDPSYNGLVFKDLGAPAFILKARVQLLRDLGAAVSPFNAFLIGQGIETLSLRVERHVANAQRVAEFLEAQDQVTKVGYAGLPSSPWYERARKYAPRGAGAVLTFELAGGYEAGIAFVDALELHSNVANIGDVRSLVIHPASTTHSQLDEAALAGAGVSPGLVRLAVGLEHIDDILADLEKGLRAAAAVSAATAAVGGEHSS; from the coding sequence ATGAGCGAGTCCACCTGGTCCTTCGAGACCAAGCAGATCCACGCGGGCCAGCAGCCCGACCCCGCCACCGGCGCCCGCGCCCTGCCGATCTACCAGACGACCTCCTTCGTCTTCGAGAGCGCCGAGCAGGCCGCCAACCGCTTCGCCCTCGCCGAGCTCGGCCCGATCTACACCCGCATCACCAACCCGACGCAGGCGGCGGTCGAGGACCGCATCGCGGCGCTCGAGGGCGGCGTCGGCGGTCTGCTCGTCGCCTCCGGACAGGCGGCGGAGACCTACGCGATCCTCAACATCGCCGAGGTCGGTGACCACGTCGTCGCCAGCCCGAGCCTCTACGGCGGCACCTACAACCTCCTGCGTCACACCCTGCCCAAGCTCGGGATCACGACGACGTTCGTCACCGACCCCGACGACCCGCAGGCCTGGCGCGACGCGGTCCGCCCCAACACCAAGCTCTTCTTCGCCGAGACGATCCCCAACCCCAAGCAGGACGTCCTCGACATCGAGACGGTCGCAGCGATCGCCCACGAGAACGGCGTGCCGCTCGTCGTGGACAACACCGTGGCCACGCCCTACCTCATCCGCCCGCTCGAGCACGGCGCGGACATCGTCGTCCACTCGGCGACGAAGTACCTCGGTGGCCACGGCACGTCGATCGCCGGCGCCATCGTCGACGGCGGCACGTTCGACTGGTCCGCCGACCCGGAGAAGTTCCCCAACTACAACACCCCCGACCCGAGCTACAACGGGCTCGTCTTCAAGGACCTCGGCGCCCCGGCCTTCATCCTCAAGGCCCGCGTCCAGCTCCTGCGCGACCTCGGCGCGGCCGTCTCCCCGTTCAATGCCTTCCTCATCGGCCAGGGCATCGAGACGCTGTCGCTGCGCGTGGAGCGGCACGTCGCCAACGCCCAGCGCGTCGCGGAGTTCCTCGAGGCGCAGGACCAGGTGACGAAGGTCGGCTACGCGGGCCTGCCGTCCTCGCCCTGGTACGAGCGGGCGCGCAAGTACGCCCCGCGCGGCGCGGGCGCCGTCCTCACCTTCGAGCTGGCCGGCGGCTACGAGGCCGGCATCGCGTTCGTCGACGCACTCGAGCTGCACTCCAACGTCGCCAACATCGGCGACGTGCGCTCCCTCGTCATCCACCCGGCGTCCACCACCCACTCCCAGCTCGACGAGGCCGCCCTCGCCGGCGCCGGGGTGAGCCCGGGGCTCGTGCGCCTGGCCGTGGGCCTGGAGCACATCGACGACATCCTCGCCGACCTCGAGAAGGGCCTGCGGGCGGCGGCGGCCGTGTCCGCGGCGACGGCGGCCGTCGGGGGCGAGCACTCCTCGTGA